A window of the Sporosarcina sp. FSL K6-2383 genome harbors these coding sequences:
- a CDS encoding DUF6434 domain-containing protein, whose amino-acid sequence MRPNLTKDISFQSFKDFYWLKEELQAFCRESGISSSGSKIEISDRIETFLQTGEIKKTIRKSSINKKIKPQVDLSLDTVITENHRCSQDVRAFFKATIPKFHFSTYIQNYFKSNVGKTYRDVVNAWYEEEERKKDPTFKKKIAPQFEYNQFTRDFFADPKNQGKTRAEAIEAWNKIKKLPGSNKYDPNN is encoded by the coding sequence TTGAGACCTAATCTAACGAAAGATATTAGTTTCCAGAGTTTTAAAGATTTCTATTGGTTAAAAGAAGAATTGCAAGCATTTTGCAGAGAAAGCGGAATTAGTTCTTCTGGCTCGAAAATAGAGATTTCAGATAGGATTGAGACATTTCTTCAAACAGGAGAGATAAAAAAAACTATCAGAAAATCAAGTATAAACAAGAAAATAAAACCACAAGTTGATTTAAGTCTCGATACAGTTATTACTGAAAACCATCGTTGTAGTCAAGATGTAAGAGCCTTTTTCAAGGCGACTATTCCCAAATTTCATTTTTCAACGTATATCCAAAACTACTTTAAAAGTAACGTAGGAAAAACGTATCGTGATGTTGTAAATGCTTGGTATGAGGAAGAAGAACGAAAGAAAGACCCCACATTCAAGAAAAAGATTGCACCTCAATTTGAATACAATCAATTCACTCGTGACTTTTTTGCTGACCCGAAGAATCAAGGTAAAACTCGTGCAGAAGCAATTGAAGCCTGGAATAAAATCAAGAAACTTCCTGGAAGCAACAAATATGACCCTAATAATTAA
- a CDS encoding AraC family transcriptional regulator, producing the protein MKQSDLIPVVNKGFEINYFSKKNHSQGWFKKFNESSEDFSQWESLFQLHRHDVLEVLVFLNGECKFFCEGKTYSLRRGDVVVIPPYAVHKATVKHMDSYERIIVSVSEQLMDDFLSSSPSMKENIVNQKTQSSHVLHLHEKKLQDVHFLLNEINHKIINEEENFPFTINYQLFQALQILFDPTSSMPNLSNNNKLDQRFVSILEYIELHLTEPDLSLDKVSTHFHLNKYYFSHYFKKNMNLPFYRYVSLKRLSFAVTMIKQNQLPIEEVALKCGFLDYSSFYRLFKKEYNLSPKKLQMEYKN; encoded by the coding sequence ATGAAGCAATCTGATTTAATTCCAGTCGTCAATAAAGGGTTTGAAATAAATTACTTTAGTAAAAAAAATCATTCCCAAGGTTGGTTCAAAAAATTTAACGAATCATCTGAGGACTTTTCCCAATGGGAGTCTTTATTCCAATTGCACAGGCATGATGTTTTGGAGGTTCTTGTCTTTTTAAATGGCGAGTGTAAATTCTTTTGTGAAGGGAAGACATATTCCTTGCGGCGAGGAGACGTTGTGGTCATCCCTCCTTACGCTGTACACAAAGCTACTGTTAAGCATATGGATAGTTACGAACGCATAATTGTTAGCGTGAGCGAGCAGTTAATGGACGACTTTCTATCCAGCTCACCATCTATGAAAGAAAATATTGTTAATCAAAAGACACAAAGCTCGCACGTATTGCATCTGCATGAAAAAAAACTCCAAGACGTACATTTTCTACTCAATGAAATAAATCATAAAATTATAAATGAAGAAGAAAACTTTCCTTTCACCATAAATTATCAGTTGTTTCAGGCTCTTCAAATACTCTTTGATCCCACAAGTAGTATGCCCAACCTTAGCAACAACAATAAACTAGACCAACGATTCGTATCTATACTAGAATATATTGAATTACATTTGACTGAACCGGATTTAAGCTTAGACAAAGTATCTACTCATTTTCATTTGAATAAATACTATTTCTCTCATTACTTTAAAAAGAACATGAACCTCCCCTTTTACCGTTATGTATCACTGAAGCGTCTATCCTTTGCTGTAACGATGATTAAACAAAATCAGCTCCCCATTGAGGAAGTAGCCTTGAAATGCGGTTTTCTAGATTATTCAAGTTTCTATAGGCTCTTCAAAAAGGAATACAATCTTTCACCAAAAAAGTTACAAATGGAATATAAAAATTAA
- a CDS encoding glycoside hydrolase family 3 N-terminal domain-containing protein has translation MGMNHKQPNLEVRVKNIIEVDGLKFKDLNNSGKLEPYKDWRLSPKERAENLVSLMNIDEKVGMMLINSRKMGLAQEDKEKTSHDGVLDDAVVEKGENIFAASKIYGSTHTIAKRNLRHFILRDNFSPAEMAEWVNKMNEVAEGTRLGIPVIIASNSRNENAEPIFGMNDAGGIFSTWPGTLGLAAAAQGDIKDGGDASLISEFAKIAHAEWNATGIRKGYMYMADTVTDPRWQRTYGTFGEDPEFISDAIGRLVVGFQGEELGRDSIAMTTKHFPGGGARENGFDPHYVEGKWNLYPTPGSLEKYHLPPFRAAIKYGTSSIMPYYSIPSIKKSVVQEFEGEDIPFEEVGFTFNHYFITHILRDKLGFKGYINSDSGIVNKMSWGVEELSEAERFAKAVNAGTDIVADTGDIENLKLAVSKGWISEKRINEANVRLLTEMFTLGLFDDRTYNSPESATAVVSNKANWDAAYEGHKKSVTVLKNQQQTLPLTAEKLANKKVYVEVLHKDTTRATAYTEKARKECLELGQFTLTDNYVEADVAIMFIHPKSGSYFDATLGLLELDICEDKVVSGLDGSLYQETTLTGMDHLQEVADNIHSRGGKVVISVNVTLPWLLGNVEPLADALIVGYDTFYNAQFEVIAGNSNPAGVLPLTLPASDQVIAVYQNGECVSRNDVPGYDKDKYMPEGLSYAYKDSDGNVYKLGHGLRY, from the coding sequence ATGGGAATGAACCATAAACAACCCAATCTAGAGGTCAGAGTCAAGAACATCATTGAAGTGGATGGATTAAAATTTAAAGACTTGAATAATAGCGGGAAGCTAGAACCTTATAAGGATTGGCGTTTGAGCCCGAAAGAGCGTGCAGAAAACTTAGTGTCATTGATGAACATCGACGAGAAGGTTGGGATGATGCTCATTAATTCACGTAAGATGGGACTTGCTCAGGAAGATAAGGAGAAGACCAGTCATGATGGTGTGTTGGATGATGCTGTTGTAGAAAAGGGCGAAAATATATTCGCTGCATCCAAAATTTATGGCTCCACACATACGATTGCGAAAAGAAATTTAAGGCACTTCATTTTAAGAGATAACTTTAGTCCAGCTGAAATGGCGGAGTGGGTTAATAAAATGAATGAAGTTGCTGAGGGAACGCGTTTAGGTATCCCAGTTATCATAGCGTCTAATTCAAGAAATGAAAATGCTGAACCTATTTTTGGAATGAATGATGCGGGTGGTATTTTTTCTACATGGCCTGGAACTTTAGGACTTGCAGCGGCAGCACAAGGAGATATTAAAGACGGTGGAGACGCATCGTTGATTAGCGAATTTGCTAAAATTGCTCATGCAGAATGGAATGCTACGGGGATAAGAAAAGGGTATATGTATATGGCGGATACCGTTACAGATCCAAGATGGCAGCGGACATACGGTACGTTTGGAGAAGATCCAGAATTTATTTCTGACGCGATTGGTCGCCTTGTTGTAGGTTTCCAAGGTGAAGAGTTAGGAAGAGATAGTATTGCGATGACAACGAAGCATTTCCCGGGTGGTGGAGCTAGGGAAAATGGATTTGATCCCCATTATGTAGAAGGAAAGTGGAACCTGTACCCGACTCCAGGAAGCCTAGAAAAGTATCATTTGCCGCCGTTTAGAGCAGCAATAAAATATGGTACATCGTCAATCATGCCGTATTATTCTATCCCAAGTATTAAGAAAAGTGTCGTCCAAGAGTTCGAAGGTGAAGATATTCCGTTCGAAGAGGTAGGCTTCACATTTAATCATTATTTCATTACCCATATTCTAAGAGATAAACTTGGATTTAAAGGCTATATAAATAGTGATAGTGGTATCGTCAATAAGATGAGCTGGGGTGTTGAAGAACTGAGCGAGGCGGAACGTTTTGCTAAAGCTGTCAACGCTGGAACAGATATCGTTGCGGATACAGGAGATATCGAAAATCTTAAATTAGCCGTTAGCAAAGGCTGGATTAGTGAAAAACGGATTAATGAAGCGAATGTCCGACTCCTTACGGAAATGTTCACGCTAGGTCTTTTTGATGATCGTACGTATAATTCACCAGAATCGGCGACAGCTGTCGTTAGTAACAAAGCGAATTGGGATGCAGCTTATGAGGGACATAAAAAATCTGTTACCGTCCTTAAAAATCAACAGCAGACATTGCCTTTAACAGCTGAAAAGCTGGCGAATAAAAAGGTTTACGTGGAAGTATTGCATAAGGATACGACACGAGCAACTGCTTACACTGAAAAGGCAAGAAAAGAATGTTTAGAGCTTGGGCAATTTACGTTGACTGATAACTATGTAGAAGCTGACGTCGCGATCATGTTCATACATCCAAAGTCCGGATCCTATTTTGATGCAACACTAGGATTATTAGAACTTGATATTTGTGAAGATAAAGTAGTATCAGGTTTGGATGGTTCATTGTATCAAGAAACAACTCTAACGGGCATGGATCATCTACAAGAGGTGGCAGACAATATTCATAGCCGTGGTGGAAAAGTAGTCATTAGTGTGAATGTGACATTGCCATGGTTACTAGGAAATGTTGAACCATTGGCGGACGCATTAATCGTTGGATATGATACCTTCTACAATGCACAGTTTGAAGTGATCGCAGGAAATAGTAATCCTGCAGGCGTTCTACCATTGACATTGCCTGCAAG
- a CDS encoding ABC transporter permease, producing the protein MKATSTRGHAIKLSGEYSQSIFTWIITLALTVIFLSNSFNFKTGDINRNMLILSISYAVFTLIQVFITWRVKRDLTRYGDIQKATRRLGFIQLFSLCTGNIFTIAFAFSLLNKKKTPEYTFAVYMLLTQIFAIAISALNVFKPYVSDTFLPAMGVLIGITAFYVVTLILVIKFVDDTTASPLMSLIAIVTIITALSGNLFALILGYSLLLKSRSRDQSRIIKWNTMWLKITRNSTAVMGLFFIILLLTISVISKFTFDYDLAVDNDYGNLLQSPSLAYPLGTDNFGRDLFSRIIFGARISLLVGFASTAIPVIIGGFLGAIAGYYSNRTDNIIMRLLDILYAIPGILLAIAIIAAFGANTTNLIIALSVGSIPTYARTMRANVLMVSNYDFVDSARALGTSDFSIIFKQIVPNSLAPMIVKSTLTIGSAVIATSSLSYLGLGVEPHIPEWGNILKIGSTYLESHSYLAIFPGLAIIALVLSFNFLGDGLRDALDPKLD; encoded by the coding sequence ATGAAAGCAACATCAACCAGAGGGCATGCTATAAAATTGTCTGGGGAATATTCACAGTCCATTTTCACATGGATTATTACCCTGGCCTTGACGGTAATTTTTCTTTCGAACAGTTTCAATTTTAAAACTGGTGATATAAACAGGAATATGCTTATCCTTTCTATTTCGTATGCTGTGTTCACGCTTATTCAAGTATTCATTACTTGGAGAGTAAAAAGAGATTTAACTAGATACGGTGATATTCAAAAGGCAACAAGACGCCTAGGTTTCATTCAATTATTTAGCTTGTGTACTGGAAATATTTTCACCATTGCATTTGCATTTAGTTTATTGAATAAGAAAAAAACACCGGAGTATACATTTGCCGTTTATATGCTGCTCACGCAGATTTTTGCAATTGCGATATCTGCACTTAATGTATTCAAACCATATGTGTCGGATACATTTTTACCGGCAATGGGTGTTTTAATAGGAATCACAGCTTTTTATGTAGTTACATTGATACTCGTGATCAAATTTGTAGATGATACAACGGCTTCGCCATTGATGTCTTTGATTGCGATTGTCACTATAATTACTGCTTTATCAGGTAATCTTTTTGCACTGATTCTAGGCTATAGTTTGCTACTGAAGTCAAGAAGCCGCGATCAATCAAGGATTATAAAGTGGAATACGATGTGGTTGAAAATTACACGTAACTCCACGGCGGTCATGGGCTTGTTTTTCATAATCCTGCTGCTTACCATTTCAGTCATTAGCAAATTCACCTTTGATTATGATCTTGCAGTGGATAATGATTATGGAAATCTATTGCAGAGCCCGAGCCTTGCCTATCCATTAGGGACTGATAATTTCGGACGAGATTTATTTTCAAGAATCATATTCGGTGCAAGAATATCCTTGCTTGTTGGATTTGCCTCCACCGCCATTCCAGTCATTATCGGAGGATTTTTAGGAGCAATTGCTGGTTATTATAGTAATCGAACGGATAATATCATTATGCGGCTACTGGATATTTTATATGCCATTCCTGGAATCCTATTGGCGATTGCTATTATTGCAGCTTTTGGCGCCAATACAACAAATCTTATTATCGCACTCAGCGTTGGGTCCATCCCGACATATGCTAGAACGATGCGGGCGAATGTATTGATGGTATCGAACTATGACTTTGTCGATTCGGCACGTGCACTTGGGACATCGGATTTTTCGATTATATTTAAACAAATTGTGCCGAATTCACTTGCACCGATGATTGTGAAGTCGACATTGACAATAGGGAGTGCAGTCATTGCGACAAGCAGTTTAAGTTATTTAGGACTTGGCGTAGAGCCACATATTCCGGAGTGGGGGAATATACTAAAGATTGGTAGTACCTATCTTGAATCCCATTCCTATTTGGCTATTTTTCCTGGACTTGCGATTATTGCCCTCGTGCTGTCATTCAACTTTTTGGGAGACGGTTTACGGGATGCATTAGATCCGAAGTTAGATTAA
- a CDS encoding IS1595 family transposase — MWTDVYEDFSDLTKSEQLALFKAMKQDLFPDDPDKITSLLKSIREACFASGLGCVHCGSKSVKRNGKYRSRQRYLCSDCDKSFNDMTNTPFSGSHYPEKWVKYIELMVEGYTLPKIAKRLQIHISTAFYWRHKILNALGSQGFNQLQGIVESDETFFRESMKGKEITHRKAKKRGEKDEKRGISNLKIAVVVAQDRNGSVIARIAGRGRPKAEEIDTVIGEYIHPSALLCTDTATNYKKFAKIKGLKHETVNERQKQRVKKGIYHIQHVNNFHNRLKAWMVRFQGVATKYLDNYLYWFRWLEIDKQIAFDERVKQMLVSACRKSNYYTVEMLRCP; from the coding sequence ATGTGGACAGATGTATATGAAGACTTCAGCGATTTAACCAAATCAGAGCAATTGGCATTGTTTAAAGCAATGAAACAAGACTTATTTCCAGATGACCCCGATAAAATCACATCACTACTCAAAAGCATTCGTGAAGCATGCTTTGCTTCTGGTTTGGGTTGCGTTCATTGTGGGAGTAAATCAGTCAAACGTAATGGCAAATATCGCTCAAGACAACGGTACCTGTGTAGTGATTGCGATAAATCTTTTAACGATATGACAAACACGCCATTTTCAGGCTCACATTACCCCGAGAAGTGGGTCAAATACATTGAACTGATGGTTGAAGGCTATACACTGCCGAAAATCGCCAAACGCCTACAAATCCATATATCTACGGCTTTTTACTGGAGACATAAAATCCTGAATGCATTAGGAAGCCAAGGCTTTAATCAACTACAAGGTATCGTTGAAAGTGATGAAACCTTCTTTCGTGAGTCCATGAAAGGAAAGGAAATCACTCACAGAAAAGCGAAAAAACGTGGGGAGAAAGACGAAAAGCGTGGGATATCCAACCTCAAAATTGCCGTTGTGGTCGCACAAGACCGAAATGGAAGTGTGATTGCTCGTATTGCGGGAAGAGGTCGCCCCAAAGCCGAAGAAATTGACACGGTGATAGGTGAATACATTCACCCATCTGCTTTGCTATGTACAGATACAGCCACGAACTACAAGAAGTTCGCCAAAATAAAGGGACTCAAGCACGAAACGGTAAATGAACGTCAAAAACAGCGTGTTAAGAAGGGTATCTATCACATCCAACACGTCAACAACTTCCACAATCGTTTAAAGGCTTGGATGGTACGTTTTCAAGGAGTTGCCACTAAGTACCTTGACAACTACCTTTACTGGTTCCGTTGGCTTGAAATAGACAAACAAATAGCATTTGATGAACGAGTCAAACAAATGCTTGTTTCTGCTTGTCGAAAGTCAAATTACTATACAGTAGAAATGTTAAGATGTCCTTAA
- a CDS encoding ABC transporter substrate-binding protein — MKKILFPVLLVLILVLAGCVQTKSDVNEKDEPAKGGVKDDTQVVIEVLGMSSSEEDMNIVRDQLTKSGFDVELNIQPDYGSFKAQQDAGNYDVAVSSWTTVTGNPDYAVRSLFKTGGDYSILADSKVDELVDKASTETPDQFVETYKQLEQQLVAEKAYIAPLYNSFKAQGVNKEVLNVDTVRLAKSRAIAWETIDFNDASKRETEPLITQQALGSLTSLDPVKGNDGSINTLNTNLYVRLVNLTDDDVVVSDGSLSYNHSIAEGNSEYYFILRDDINFAAVSDGKAVDTGERVGADDVIFSLNRAKDKDSVPDHRTYSLHEHIKDAEVVTDLAVLDQVQQSDGSGTVKEALEEGLDVKISELVEDKTQANSEEGKYQVIKMTTTEPFPQVLNYLAHQSAGIVSKIQVESINTYDVAAFDVNKDIPYGDQNTVTEGASYNNTLYASGPYILVKKNDYEADFVKNPGYRPGTDFEPLISNVVVRFIADADSSLSALRNGEIHLFNGVPETKYELVENDEKLFLQKNDSNAVSYLLFNTADREVATSDDLRKAVLYSINQDEFLSYYQGNKKKAFSTVSPLVNTGNELVADAAKAKEFLEKYKATK, encoded by the coding sequence ATGAAGAAAATTTTATTTCCAGTCTTACTCGTATTGATATTGGTTTTGGCTGGTTGTGTGCAAACAAAATCAGATGTTAATGAAAAAGATGAACCGGCTAAAGGCGGCGTTAAGGACGATACACAGGTTGTCATTGAAGTTCTTGGTATGAGTTCTAGTGAAGAGGACATGAATATCGTTCGAGATCAATTGACTAAAAGCGGCTTCGACGTAGAATTAAATATCCAGCCTGATTATGGTAGTTTCAAAGCGCAACAAGATGCGGGGAATTATGATGTTGCTGTATCTAGTTGGACGACAGTTACGGGAAATCCTGACTACGCAGTCCGTTCTTTATTCAAAACAGGCGGCGATTATAGTATTCTGGCCGATTCCAAAGTGGATGAACTAGTCGATAAAGCAAGTACAGAAACGCCAGATCAATTTGTAGAGACATATAAGCAACTGGAACAGCAGCTTGTTGCAGAGAAAGCTTATATTGCACCACTTTATAATTCTTTCAAAGCACAAGGGGTTAATAAAGAAGTGCTGAATGTAGATACGGTTCGACTTGCAAAATCACGTGCAATTGCATGGGAAACAATTGACTTTAATGATGCGTCCAAGAGGGAGACAGAGCCTTTAATCACGCAACAAGCATTGGGTTCATTGACGTCGCTTGATCCAGTTAAAGGAAATGACGGATCCATTAATACGTTAAACACCAATTTATATGTTCGACTTGTCAATTTAACGGACGATGATGTTGTCGTTTCAGATGGTTCACTCTCTTATAATCACAGTATTGCTGAAGGAAATTCTGAGTATTACTTCATTCTTCGAGATGATATCAACTTTGCAGCAGTTTCAGATGGGAAAGCTGTAGATACAGGAGAGCGTGTAGGGGCAGATGATGTGATTTTCTCATTGAACCGGGCGAAAGACAAAGACTCCGTTCCTGATCACCGGACATATAGTTTGCATGAGCATATTAAAGACGCGGAAGTTGTAACAGATCTTGCTGTTCTCGATCAAGTCCAACAATCAGATGGTAGTGGGACGGTTAAAGAGGCGCTTGAAGAAGGCCTAGATGTAAAAATTTCAGAACTTGTTGAAGATAAAACACAGGCAAATAGTGAAGAAGGAAAATACCAAGTTATCAAAATGACAACGACTGAACCTTTCCCACAAGTATTGAATTATTTGGCGCATCAATCTGCGGGAATTGTTTCGAAAATACAAGTTGAGAGTATTAATACCTATGATGTTGCAGCATTTGACGTGAACAAAGATATCCCATACGGTGATCAAAATACCGTTACGGAAGGTGCAAGCTATAACAATACGTTGTATGCAAGTGGTCCTTACATTTTGGTGAAAAAGAATGACTACGAAGCTGATTTCGTGAAAAATCCAGGGTACCGACCTGGAACTGATTTTGAACCACTCATTTCAAATGTCGTTGTGCGTTTCATCGCAGATGCAGATAGTTCATTATCTGCATTACGAAATGGCGAAATTCACTTATTCAATGGCGTACCGGAAACAAAGTATGAACTGGTTGAGAATGATGAGAAGCTGTTCTTGCAAAAGAATGACAGCAATGCTGTATCATACTTGCTTTTCAACACCGCAGATCGTGAAGTTGCGACAAGCGATGATTTAAGAAAAGCAGTGCTCTATTCAATCAATCAAGATGAATTCTTAAGCTATTACCAAGGGAATAAGAAAAAAGCATTTTCTACAGTAAGCCCACTTGTGAATACAGGTAATGAGCTTGTCGCGGATGCTGCAAAAGCAAAAGAGTTTTTAGAGAAATACAAGGCAACTAAATAA